A part of Arachis hypogaea cultivar Tifrunner chromosome 12, arahy.Tifrunner.gnm2.J5K5, whole genome shotgun sequence genomic DNA contains:
- the LOC140176852 gene encoding protein FAR1-RELATED SEQUENCE 5-like, with protein sequence MGYIAFQKGGYRHAGFTRKDLYNHIDRYRRSKVKNGDANAAINYLVGKSNNDLLFFGKYTFTSDEMLEHIFWADRQSIVDYYCFGDIIAFDSTYKKNKYNKPLVIFSGCNHHGQTVIFGSGLLSDETTDTYKWLLETFVEAMGGKSPKAVITDGDLAMRDAIKNALPDATHRLCGWHLQRNACENIKNPNFLRDFKGLIYDNNDRRDFDHRWAAILDKHNLVGSTWMEKTYEIRAMWSHCFLRDKFFGYIRMTSQCEGNS encoded by the exons ATGGGATATATTGCGTTCCAGAAGGGTGGATATCGTCATGCTGGCTTCACACGCAAAGATTTGTACAACCACATTGATCGTTATCGTAGATCAAAAGTAAAAAATGGGGATGCCAATGCGGCAATAAACTATTTGGTTGGCAAGTCAAACAACGATCTGCTGTTCTTTGGGAAGTATACGTTCACTAGTGATGAAATGCTCGAGCATATTTTTTGGGCAGATAGGCAATCAATTGTCGACTATTACTGCTTTGGAGATATTATTGCCTTTGATTCAACGTACAAGAAGAATAAATACAACAAACCTTTGGTTATTTTTTCTGGATGCAATCATCATGGGCAGACTGTCATCTTCGGCTCTGGCCTACTATCCGACGAAACCACAGATACGTATAAGTGGTTGTTGGAAACGTTTGTTGAAGCGATGGGTGGGAAAAGTCCTAAAGCAGTAATAACTGATGGAGACCTTGCCATGCGAGATGCAATCAAGAATGCTCTTCCTGATGCGACCCATCGGTTATGCGGATGGCATCTTCAGAGAAATGCATGTGAAAATATAAAGAATCCTAATTTCCTACGGGATTTTAAGGGTCTTATATACGACAACAATGACCGCAGAGATTTTGATCATAGATGGGCAGCCATTTTGGATAAGCACAACCTTGTTGGGAGTACCTGGATGGAAAAGACATACGAAATTCGTGCGATGTGGTCCCATTGTTTCCTACGGGATAAGTTTTTTGGGTACATAAGGATGACGTCACAGTGTGAAG GAAATTCGTAA